The genomic window CAAAGAAGTTATTAATATAATTATTAAAACTACTGTAGAAACAGCTAAACTACTATATTTATATTTGTTATAAAATACTCTAAATATATACTCACTATTTTTTATGTAAAATACATATCCTAAACCAATAGCTATTACTATAAAAGATAGAAATTCTCTTGCAAAAATACAAAATACTTTCTTTTTACTAATTCCAATAGAATATAAAGTTCCTATAATATCATGACTCATTTTCACCTTAAATACTAACGTCATAACAATAGATAAAATAGTTAATATTGTTAGTATTAATGTTTTAGTTATTTCAAAAGCTATTTTAAATCTAATATCATTTAAATGTGTCTCTAACTTTACAGCGTAATCTGATACTGTTACTGCTTCTAAATTTTCACCTAAAACACTTTTTACCATATTTTTTGTACTTTCAATATCCTTATCTCCATATACAGTTATTGGTTCATAACTAAAATATTTTATTATATAATCTATACTAATTGGCGTTAAAACCTTATCATCTAATGGCTTTATTCCTAAAATAGTATTATATCTTGGAGCTATAAAGGAATTTTTATTTAATATGCCTTTAACTATAAATTTCATTCCATTATATTCAAACTCATCATTTATTTTAAGACTACATGATAGATTATTACCTATTACTATAGGGCATATTTTATTTTCTTCATCTATTTCCCATATATCTTCTATGTTATCATCACTAATAATTTTATTTTTATAATACTCTATACACCCTTTATTAACTTTTATATTTTCAATATACCCTTCGCCATTGTATTTCTCTGACATTTTAACAGCAATTTCCTTTGCTTTAACTCCCAATACTTCTTCTGGTATAGCTTCTTCTTCTATTTTATTTAATTTATTAAAACATATTCCATATTTAATATTATTTTCTTCAAATGACTTTATTAATTCTTCAAAGTCTAATTTTGTACCATATAATTGAGATTTTGGAAATGTTAGAAATGCTCCTTTTTCCATTGGAAAATTATTTTTATAATAATTAATAAAATTGCTATTAAATTGTATAAGTGCTGCTAAAGTACTACTGTAATATATCCATAATATTACTTGTATAACTATAAGTATATTTGTAAAAAAACCTTTTTTTCTATTAAAAAATAAATATTTTCCCATATGCCTACCTTATATCCTCTAATATATTAAATCTAAGAACATTAAATAATACAATAAAATTAGCTACAATAAATATTAATATAGTTAACCCTATTGTTATTATTACATTATAAATACTAATAGGATCAAACATGACTTTCGTATAAAAACTATTTGCAACTTTTATAGTAATAAATGATGTTAAAAACCCTATTGGTAATGCTTTTAAGTAAATTTTTGATACTTTAGAAAACATGTATTTTACTATATCCTTAGGTTTAGCCCCTACAAGCCTCATTATAGCTAAATCTCTCTTTATATATTGACAATAGAATATTGAAAATATAACTAAATTTAAGAAAGCCACTAATACCATAAACATATTTTCTTTTATTTCTGGAATTCTTGTAAGTACAAATTCACTTACCTTTTCTTTTGGTATATCACTAACTTTAATACCTATATCCTTTATATTTTTAACTTTATTTACTTCTGTTTTATCAACAACAACTACGTTATTTTCCGTTACAAATTCATAGTCTGGATGTGTTTTTATAGGAATAAATATTTCTCCTGTTAACCATTCTTCATTTTCTATAATTCCTACTACTTCAAAATTTTCTTTAAATAGCTTAATATAATCTTTATTATCAACATTAATAATACACTTTTTAAGTTTTGATCCTACTACTGCTACTTTCTTACCTTCGTCTATTTCATTATTAGTTAAAATACGGCCAGTAATTTTACAGTACTTTTCAATATCAGCTCCTGAGGTTACTCCTACAACTTTACCTACATAATTGACAGATTCTGCTTCAATTTTTTCTACTATCTCAGGTGTCATTATTTGTTTTACTTCTCTCTCATTAAGTAATTCAATTAAATCCTTTCCTGAATTTTTCCCTTCAATCTGAACATATTTTAATTTATCTTTAAAAGAATTACGGCTAGTAACCATTTTAAAAGTAGTCTCACTAGCACTTATAATAAAACTAAATGAAAAAATTGATATTATAAATGTTATTATTAAACAAATTTCAACTTGTCTATGTTTTGTTTTTCTATTCATATTAATACCTCTACATTTAAATAGACTACCTTACTATAAGATAATCTATCTCTACTAAATATAAAATTTTTAATGAATGTATTACTACAGCGCCATAGTTATAATACATATAATAATCGTTATGACCTTTTAATAACAATTATTTATTAAATTAAATAATTTCTTATTAATAATAGCATGTTTTGGATAAGAATTTTGTAGAAATTTGTAATTATATCTATTTTGTTTATATTTTTTGTATTTATTTATAATTTTATTGAAAATTATATTTACTTTTCCATTAAATTCTTGTTTTTTGAATATATTCCCTTATTAATAGAATTATTTTTACTATATTTTATTTAGATAATTTTGTAATTTGTTATATAGTATCAATTAATCTTTATAACAATTCAACAACCTAAAAAATCCCTAATATTTTTTATATGGAAGGTTTTAGGATATACTATTACAAGTGACATTTATAAATATTTTGTTTAAAATATTTATAGAATCTGTTAAGTAGTTATGAAAAAATAGCTTGATTTTTCATAGAATTACTTGCTCTTTGAAAATTATATAAGTTTGAATGTTTTATTGTATGGCAAATAAGCCTACAATAGCATTGATTTTTTGCAGGTTAATCAAAGGTATTAAATTTAATTAAGATGCTGAAAACCAAGAGTTTTTAGCAAAGCTATCGCTTATGAAGCCGGCAACTTCTGCTGGAGTACAGTTATTTAATGATCCATGTGGTCTAATAAAATTATAGTGAAAGATAAATAAATATATAAGGTTATTAGCTTTCTGAAAAGAGTTGAATCCTTTCTTGGTTTTATACCAGGCTTTAAATGTTTTATTAAATGATTCAATTAAATTATTATTTGTATCACTAGACATTGGAGCTACAGGAATATGAGTTGTATTGGGCAATAGCGTAGCCACGGCTTCATTATATGAAGGTAATCTATCAGTTATAAAACTAACTGGTTCACCAAATTTTTTAGCTTCATTTACCAATGTGTACGCTGAATCAGAACTTCTAGATTTAGTTAAATGAAATGCTAAAATAAATCTAGTTTCTGAATCAATAGCTAACCAAAGGTAGTATCTTTCACCATTAATAAATACTACTGTTTCATCAGCGTGCCAATCGTCAGATTGTAGGTTTAAACTAGCTTTAAATTTATCAGCCTTTTATTTAAAGAAAGGTTCAAATTTATTAGTCCAACTGGCTATCGTAACATGAGATACCTTAATTCCAGAGTTAATCATCAAGAATTGAGAAATAGCCCTTGTTGATGAATTATTTAAAAAATAGAGTGTGAGTGTAGTTAATATAACATGAAGTGGAAAACGCATTCCTTTCATAGAAAGGGAGCCGGTAATAGCTTCGCTAGAAGCATTATCTATATTAAGAGAATGATGATTAACTATAATATGGTTACATTTTTTATTATTACATTTATAGCGATTATAATGTTTGTAGGAATGATGTAAGTAAATGCCTTTACCGCACTTAGGGCATCTAGGATAGTTTTTTAAAACTCGGCTACTGACTTTGTCAGGAGCGAATTGTCGCTTGCAATTTTGGCATTGATATTTTTGATTAGCCTGATTGTCTAAACCAAACTTATATAGTTTATTTGAATGACAGCGAGGACATTTAATATTTGTTTTGTTCATTGTTCTTCTCTCCTTTTCTAGGGGGAAATTAGTTCTTGTCAAACTTATTGTATTTCCTAGAGTTGAGAAGAGCAATGTTCATATAACTTAACAGATCGAATATAAATTATTGGAGGTTTTTTTATGAAAATATCAATAGAAGAAAAAAAATTAACTGCTTTATTAAAAATATTCTACTCAGATTATTTTGATGAATATTTAAATCATATGATAGATGGGGATGAAGAACAGTCTGTAGTAACTTTATTTAAAGGTATGGAGTTTTTTCTAGAGCTTGTGAAAGAATTGGGAATTAAATTCAATTATAGTGATATAAAAGATTATATAGTACAAGAATATGAGAATGGAGAAGAAATTTATAATAATCTAAAAAAACAATATAATTTGGAATTTGACGAATATATGGAAAAGGAAAAAGATTTTGAAGATATATTTGGATGTAAATTGCAAGACTTCTAAATTATGAAGGGGGATATATTATGCGTATAAAAAACAGAAGAATATTTTTGTAAATCATTCTAATTCATTTTTATTTGGAAACAACTCTATAAATATTATTTCTAGAAGAACTGGATTCACTAACTTCTTAAATTCATCTAAATACAAAACATCCATATTAAATGATGGTAAAAATTTAAATGAATCTAACATAAATATTTCTTGGAGTAATGATGATACTGCCTTAATAACTTTAACTGGAGAAAAGCAAAATCCTGAATTAATAACTGTAAAATTTAGTACTGATATTATTTACAAATAAATTTTTACTTTTTACATATTATTCTATATAAATAACTTTATTTTTTCATTATTTCCTGGGTAATTTTTATATTTTTACATAAAGACCTTTTATAATCATTTTTATAGTTTATTGATATAAATATATTAACATTATGAAATATTTTTAATTTTTTATTTTATATCATTTTACAAATATTATCATTAAATTTAAAATATGTTATATTCATAAAACTTTATTTTGTAAAAATTATGTAATTATATCATCAAAATATTTTATATAATTAAATTTATAATAAATATTTCAACTTTTAAATAGTATTAAATTAAGATAGGAGGGTTTTTTTTGAAGAAATATAACAAAAATTTACTCATTATTGTTTTACTTATTACCAATGTGATATTTATTGCTACTACTGTTGTATATAAATATAAAAGCACCAATTCTTCCTTAAAGATATACTCCATTAAAGGAGAAAATTCTGACATGAAAATTAATGATGGATTTATACTTTTATCTAAAGATAAAGAACTTCTTAATGGTGGTAATGTAGAGTTTTCAGGTGATAGTATTCCAAATATTAATTATTACTCAAAATCTATATTTATAGACAAGCATGGTGAAAGAGATACTATTTTATTGAATTCCATTTCTCATGAAGGAGATTATAAAGTTGATTCACTTCGTGATGAATTACTTGCTAATAAGACTATTGGAACAATAAGTTCTGAAACTTTGTTTAGTAATACTGATATTGATTCAATTAAAGATAATCTTTATTTTTGTTTTGAATATAAAACTACTAATAATGAAAAGAAGGAAATAGTTGTTAAACTAGATGTTAATGAAGTTAATCTAAATAGCGTAAATCTTGTTAGTAATTAATAGCTAAAAAGGGTTTTAATATAAGTTAAAAATTTCCTAGCTAAAATTTATAATAAAAAGGATGTATCTAAGCTAAATTTTGATACATCCTTTTTATTAATTATCTTTTTTACATTTAAAAAATTGATGATAAATAGTTATTACTAATCCTAAAATCACAATGGCAGCTTGGCTTATCATAATAAAATTATAATATTTTTCATTAATGAATATACCTATAATAGCAATTATTATTACGCTTACTCCTATAGTTAAAAGATCTTTTCCTACAATTTTAGATACCTTATCTTTATCATGTTTGCTCTCATCAAAAAAATTAAGGATATCTCCTGCATTAAAAAATTTAATTATTGATCCTAAAAAGGTTAATATCCCCCCTACTAAGAAAGCAAATACAAGAATTCCTGTTAAATCTGCTGGTTTCATAAATTCTACTCCCCCTATAGATTATTAATATATCTTTATAAAAGCTCTTATTTGTTGAAATATATATTAATCCCCATGATTTAAATTAGCAAAATATCCAACTAGACTCATCATAAATCCTGTTGTAATTATATATATTGGTAAGAAATACATAGCAATACTCCAAAACATACTTGTAAATATATAAGTATGGGTTAAGTAAAAAGTTAATATGCCAATTAAAGTTAGATGTAATCCAAAGATAATATTTTTTATTTCGCTAATCTTCTTAATCTTTTTTATAAAACTAATATTAATTATGCAACTTAAAATGATAAAGGTTATACACATTTGAATAGTAGTTCCAAACAATAAAACTGTAATTTTATTCATTGAAATTATCCCCCTTTTTATTCACTAAAGGACAAAATAGTAACTATAGTAAATTTTATCCTATAAAAAACAATTATATACGGTATATCTTTTCACTCTTTATATTTATAATACACAATTTATGTATATTTTTCCACATAATTTAAATTACTTAGTTTTAAAATAATAATTAAGTTATCTATTCCATTCTAAGATAATATAACTTCTATTCCTTCATGATTTAACCCCCATGATTTAACTTCATATTCACTATATAAAGCTCCAGCATCTGATTTTATAAATAAAAGTATATCTTCTTTTATAATTCTTTTCATATTATTGTTACATTCTTTTCATATTATTTTCATTCTATAAACACTTTTTATTTATTATTATATTAAAAATAATAAAAGTAAATTTAAGAATAAGAATAAAAAAGACAAGATTTATTTATAAAATCTTGCCTTTTTCTAATTCTATATCCTCTATCTTATATGGCTGTAAATGCCCATAAATTATCTGTTTCTCTCATGAATACATCTAAATCCCATGCTTGTTTGCTTTTTATCTTACTATCAGGATCATTTACTATTATTTTATTATTGCTATCAACTCCAGTTAATACTATATAGTGTCCTGTAGTAGTGAATACCCCTGGTGCCATACTTGCTATTATAGGTTGTCCGCTCTGTAATGTACTTATTATAGCATCTGCACTTAGT from Clostridium septicum includes these protein-coding regions:
- a CDS encoding FtsX-like permease family protein → MGKYLFFNRKKGFFTNILIVIQVILWIYYSSTLAALIQFNSNFINYYKNNFPMEKGAFLTFPKSQLYGTKLDFEELIKSFEENNIKYGICFNKLNKIEEEAIPEEVLGVKAKEIAVKMSEKYNGEGYIENIKVNKGCIEYYKNKIISDDNIEDIWEIDEENKICPIVIGNNLSCSLKINDEFEYNGMKFIVKGILNKNSFIAPRYNTILGIKPLDDKVLTPISIDYIIKYFSYEPITVYGDKDIESTKNMVKSVLGENLEAVTVSDYAVKLETHLNDIRFKIAFEITKTLILTILTILSIVMTLVFKVKMSHDIIGTLYSIGISKKKVFCIFAREFLSFIVIAIGLGYVFYIKNSEYIFRVFYNKYKYSSLAVSTVVLIIILITSLKIIFNRINRLTPKEIMGGFTE
- a CDS encoding ABC transporter permease, producing the protein MNRKTKHRQVEICLIITFIISIFSFSFIISASETTFKMVTSRNSFKDKLKYVQIEGKNSGKDLIELLNEREVKQIMTPEIVEKIEAESVNYVGKVVGVTSGADIEKYCKITGRILTNNEIDEGKKVAVVGSKLKKCIINVDNKDYIKLFKENFEVVGIIENEEWLTGEIFIPIKTHPDYEFVTENNVVVVDKTEVNKVKNIKDIGIKVSDIPKEKVSEFVLTRIPEIKENMFMVLVAFLNLVIFSIFYCQYIKRDLAIMRLVGAKPKDIVKYMFSKVSKIYLKALPIGFLTSFITIKVANSFYTKVMFDPISIYNVIITIGLTILIFIVANFIVLFNVLRFNILEDIR
- a CDS encoding DUF3784 domain-containing protein gives rise to the protein MKPADLTGILVFAFLVGGILTFLGSIIKFFNAGDILNFFDESKHDKDKVSKIVGKDLLTIGVSVIIIAIIGIFINEKYYNFIMISQAAIVILGLVITIYHQFFKCKKDN